A genome region from Fervidobacterium changbaicum includes the following:
- a CDS encoding SAM-dependent methyltransferase — translation MEANRYRDYISSETMMGPNCVVILEELLNKYPLKVGTDDLVLDLGCGKGLSSLVIAKETGAKVYAVDLWITEQENWKRFSEWSIDDKVTPICEDANNLRFEERIFSAMISIDSYHYFGGEVGFFQEKILPLLKDGG, via the coding sequence TTGGAAGCAAATCGTTATAGAGATTACATCTCTTCGGAAACGATGATGGGTCCAAACTGTGTAGTGATTCTCGAGGAGTTATTAAATAAATACCCTTTGAAAGTAGGCACTGATGATTTGGTCCTTGACTTAGGATGTGGGAAAGGACTATCAAGTCTTGTCATCGCAAAGGAAACTGGTGCGAAAGTTTATGCAGTTGATCTTTGGATAACTGAGCAAGAAAACTGGAAGCGATTTTCAGAATGGAGCATTGATGATAAGGTAACACCTATTTGTGAAGATGCAAATAATCTGCGTTTTGAAGAAAGGATATTTAGCGCCATGATTAGCATCGATTCCTACCACTATTTTGGTGGTGAGGTTGGGTTTTTTCAAGAAAAAATACTTCCACTTTTGAAAGACGGCGGATAG
- a CDS encoding FprA family A-type flavoprotein, with protein sequence MEIVAKIVDGVYYVGVNDRDTHLFENIWPLTKGVSYNSYLVVDEKTALIDTVKVSKMKEYIEKIAQILDGKPLDYLIINHMEPDHSGAISSIVHAFPNVKIVGNKKTFEFIKAMYHLEANFHEVKEGDEINLGSRTLKFYMTPMVHWPETMMTYELKDKILFSGDAFGGFGSLDGGIFDDEVDVDYFENEIRRYYSNIVGKFGPMVQKALQKLSGLEIKIVCSTHGPVWRTDPNHIISAYDRWSKYEYEEGVVIAYGTMYGSTEKMADYIARVLAEEGVKNIRVMNTSTTHESFIINEIWRFKGVILGTCTYNNWIFPPMENLVINLSHKGLPNRVFGVFGTYGWSGGGVKGLVEYIQKNKWELVGEPVEVQFTPKEEDFNRLRKLAIEMAKAVKKA encoded by the coding sequence ATGGAGATTGTGGCAAAGATTGTTGACGGTGTTTACTATGTTGGCGTAAATGACAGAGACACGCACTTGTTTGAAAACATTTGGCCTTTGACAAAAGGTGTTTCATACAACTCATACCTTGTGGTCGATGAAAAAACCGCACTTATTGATACTGTCAAGGTTAGCAAGATGAAGGAGTATATTGAGAAGATTGCTCAAATCCTCGATGGAAAACCTCTTGATTACTTGATAATAAATCATATGGAGCCTGATCACTCGGGAGCTATATCATCGATAGTTCACGCTTTCCCGAATGTGAAGATCGTCGGGAACAAAAAGACATTTGAATTTATAAAAGCCATGTATCACTTGGAAGCGAATTTCCACGAAGTAAAAGAAGGCGATGAAATTAATCTTGGCAGTAGGACTTTGAAATTTTATATGACCCCTATGGTTCACTGGCCAGAGACAATGATGACTTACGAGTTGAAGGATAAAATCTTGTTCTCTGGTGACGCTTTCGGCGGTTTTGGCTCACTTGATGGTGGCATTTTTGATGATGAAGTGGATGTTGATTACTTTGAAAACGAAATAAGGCGGTACTATTCAAATATCGTCGGTAAATTTGGTCCGATGGTTCAAAAAGCTCTTCAAAAGCTCTCAGGGCTCGAAATCAAAATCGTGTGTTCCACCCATGGCCCTGTATGGAGAACAGATCCAAATCATATAATAAGTGCATATGATAGGTGGAGCAAATATGAATATGAAGAGGGTGTTGTTATAGCCTACGGAACTATGTATGGGAGCACCGAAAAGATGGCGGACTATATTGCGAGAGTCCTTGCAGAAGAAGGAGTTAAGAACATTAGAGTCATGAACACATCAACAACACACGAATCGTTCATCATTAATGAAATCTGGAGATTTAAGGGTGTAATACTCGGAACATGCACTTACAATAACTGGATCTTCCCACCTATGGAGAACTTGGTAATTAATTTATCTCACAAGGGACTTCCCAACAGAGTCTTCGGCGTTTTTGGAACATACGGTTGGAGTGGTGGAGGAGTGAAGGGATTAGTTGAGTACATCCAAAAGAACAAATGGGAACTGGTTGGTGAACCTGTTGAAGTTCAATTCACGCCAAAAGAGGAGGATTTCAACCGCTTAAGAAAGCTTGCGATTGAGATGGCTAAAGCTGTTAAGAAAGCTTGA